The proteins below are encoded in one region of Patescibacteria group bacterium:
- the heR gene encoding heliorhodopsin HeR produces the protein MEQTVQDSQIDDKRFKGLRKFNLIMGFFHLAQGIAMVILSSDFALPITSVFVEFNTQTMKLEPVLKEVFQLTIGPLIAGFLFLSAIAHFMISMPSINRWYVKNLKKGANYARWIEYSFSSSLMIVVIAMITGMYDGVSLMLMFFLNAMMILFGWVMELHNQRTEKTNWTSFWFGSLAGAIPWVAIAIYLFNAGSETQGPPTFVYWIFVSLFLFFNVFAINMVLQYKKVGKWKDYLYGERAYIILSLVAKSLLAWQVWAGTLRPV, from the coding sequence ATGGAACAGACTGTTCAAGATTCTCAAATCGATGACAAGCGTTTCAAAGGGTTAAGGAAATTCAACCTGATCATGGGATTTTTTCATCTGGCGCAGGGTATCGCCATGGTCATCTTGAGCAGTGATTTTGCATTACCAATAACTTCAGTATTTGTAGAGTTTAATACACAAACTATGAAGCTAGAGCCGGTTTTGAAGGAAGTATTTCAATTGACAATTGGTCCTTTGATTGCCGGTTTTCTTTTCTTGTCAGCAATTGCCCATTTTATGATATCAATGCCGAGTATTAACCGCTGGTATGTAAAAAATCTCAAAAAAGGCGCAAACTACGCTCGATGGATTGAATATTCTTTCAGTTCATCGCTAATGATCGTAGTAATTGCGATGATAACGGGAATGTACGACGGAGTCAGTCTGATGCTGATGTTCTTTCTCAACGCCATGATGATCCTGTTCGGTTGGGTAATGGAGTTACATAATCAGAGAACGGAAAAAACCAACTGGACTTCTTTCTGGTTCGGTTCGCTGGCCGGAGCTATTCCCTGGGTCGCGATTGCCATATACTTATTCAATGCCGGATCAGAAACCCAAGGACCGCCGACATTTGTGTACTGGATTTTTGTCTCACTATTCCTATTTTTCAATGTCTTTGCCATCAACATGGTTCTGCAATACAAAAAAGTCGGCAAGTGGAAAGATTATCTGTATGGAGAAAGGGCTTATATTATTTTAAGCCTGGTGGCCAAGTCGCTTTTAGCCTGGCAGGTCTGGGCTGGAACGCTCCGACCGGTATAG
- a CDS encoding UDP-N-acetylmuramoyl-L-alanyl-D-glutamate--2,6-diaminopimelate ligase, with translation MKSFIRKLIPKFAIQYYHRTLSLLGALYYGNPSRKLIVIGITGTNGKTTTVNFISQYLESQGQKTGLASTVNFKVDKKEWLNDKKMTMLGRFQTQKLLRDMVRAGCAYAVIETSSQGVEQFRHVNINYDLLVFTNLTPEHIEAHGGFENYRDAKEKLFDHLAKCKKKNIDGKLIDKIIVSNADDMETERLRSFTADKFVTYALDHTADYQADGLDLSSGASFALNGERISSTFIAKFNAYNILASITSVVQLGFPLSALAKVNLQGVPGRQEWITSESGSQKFKVMVDYAPEPTSLGLLYEALSDISRNSLIHVLGSCGGGRDKARQPVLGQMSGKTADVVIVTNEDPYDDDPMEIINNVAKGAESAGKVLNQNLFTIEDRKQAIAKALSLASQDDLVLITGKGAEQQMAVANGRKISWDDRKIVRELLRKNV, from the coding sequence ATGAAATCATTTATAAGAAAACTTATTCCAAAATTCGCAATTCAGTATTACCACCGGACATTATCCTTATTGGGAGCTTTGTATTATGGTAACCCATCTCGAAAACTGATTGTAATTGGCATTACCGGAACCAACGGTAAAACAACCACCGTTAATTTTATTTCCCAGTATCTGGAATCCCAGGGTCAGAAAACCGGCCTGGCTTCCACGGTGAATTTTAAGGTTGATAAAAAAGAGTGGCTCAATGACAAGAAAATGACCATGCTCGGCCGTTTTCAAACGCAAAAACTTCTGCGTGATATGGTGCGGGCGGGCTGCGCGTACGCGGTGATCGAAACTTCCTCGCAAGGCGTGGAACAATTCCGCCACGTTAATATCAACTACGACCTACTAGTCTTTACTAATCTCACGCCGGAACATATTGAGGCACACGGCGGTTTTGAAAATTACAGAGATGCCAAAGAAAAACTGTTCGACCATCTGGCAAAGTGCAAGAAGAAAAACATAGATGGAAAACTGATTGATAAGATTATTGTCAGCAATGCAGATGATATGGAGACAGAAAGACTCAGGAGCTTTACTGCTGATAAATTTGTTACCTACGCTCTGGATCACACAGCTGACTATCAGGCGGATGGCCTGGATCTAAGCAGTGGAGCTTCTTTCGCATTGAATGGTGAGCGTATCAGCAGTACATTTATTGCCAAATTCAATGCGTATAATATTTTGGCAAGTATTACCTCGGTAGTCCAACTAGGATTTCCACTATCCGCGCTGGCAAAAGTAAATTTGCAGGGAGTACCGGGTCGGCAGGAGTGGATTACGTCAGAGAGTGGGAGTCAGAAGTTCAAAGTGATGGTGGACTATGCACCGGAGCCGACCAGTCTCGGTTTGTTATATGAAGCGCTAAGTGATATTTCCAGAAACAGTCTGATTCATGTTTTAGGTTCCTGCGGTGGCGGACGGGACAAAGCCCGCCAACCGGTCTTGGGGCAGATGTCCGGTAAAACTGCAGATGTTGTAATAGTCACCAACGAAGATCCTTATGATGATGATCCGATGGAGATAATCAATAATGTCGCCAAAGGTGCAGAAAGTGCCGGTAAAGTATTGAATCAAAATTTATTTACTATCGAAGACCGAAAACAGGCAATCGCCAAGGCTCTGAGTTTAGCCAGTCAGGATGATTTAGTATTAATTACGGGCAAGGGCGCGGAACAGCAGATGGCGGTAGCAAACGGCAGAAAGATTTCCTGGGATGATAGGAAAATTGTGCGTGAATTATTAAGAAAGAATGTATGA
- a CDS encoding secondary thiamine-phosphate synthase enzyme YjbQ, whose protein sequence is MKWKTQIIRLETQKQFELLDLTSEIENEVYDSEIKQGICIITSTHATSSLIINENESGLKEDILNRILALAPDGENYQHNRIDNNARAHVIASILGTSLTLTIEEGRLVRGKWQNIFFVELDGPRANREVMIKIFGEK, encoded by the coding sequence ATGAAATGGAAAACGCAGATAATCCGTCTGGAAACCCAGAAACAATTTGAATTGCTGGATTTAACATCCGAAATTGAGAACGAAGTTTATGATTCTGAGATTAAACAGGGAATTTGTATCATTACATCTACGCATGCCACATCGTCGCTGATCATTAATGAAAACGAGTCGGGGCTGAAGGAGGATATTTTAAATAGAATTTTGGCACTGGCACCGGATGGGGAAAATTATCAGCACAACCGTATTGATAACAACGCGCGTGCCCATGTGATTGCCAGTATCTTGGGTACTAGCCTAACATTAACAATTGAAGAAGGAAGGCTAGTCCGTGGTAAATGGCAAAACATCTTTTTTGTGGAACTGGACGGTCCGCGTGCAAATAGGGAGGTCATGATTAAGATATTTGGGGAGAAATAG
- a CDS encoding riboflavin kinase, producing the protein MKLNVRGKVIHGDGFGAPLGYPTANLRMPKKTIPSGVYAGYVKFKGIKYRGLVVIGMPSQVEKKPKLEVYILDFSKMIYNHWLSVQIVKKIRPLKKFNRRNLLLKTIKNDCQQARLILDL; encoded by the coding sequence ATGAAACTGAATGTCAGGGGAAAAGTGATTCACGGTGACGGCTTCGGCGCCCCCTTAGGATATCCTACGGCCAATTTGCGTATGCCGAAAAAAACAATCCCCAGCGGTGTTTATGCGGGATACGTAAAGTTTAAAGGGATTAAATATAGAGGACTGGTTGTTATTGGGATGCCTTCGCAAGTTGAAAAAAAACCTAAACTGGAAGTCTATATTCTGGATTTCAGCAAGATGATTTATAATCATTGGCTTTCAGTGCAAATAGTCAAAAAGATCAGGCCGTTAAAAAAATTCAACCGGCGCAATTTATTGTTGAAGACAATTAAAAATGACTGTCAGCAGGCAAGGTTGATACTGGATTTGTAA